The Cervus canadensis isolate Bull #8, Minnesota chromosome X, ASM1932006v1, whole genome shotgun sequence genome contains the following window.
TGCCGCATAACAttaaacagagttccctgtgttttaCAGTAGAACCTAcatggttatccattttaaatatagcagtgtgtacatgttgatccaaAATTCCCTATCACCTCTCCCATCCTTTTCCTCCTCCGGCAACCACATTctgtaagtctgtgagtctgtttctgttttgtaaataagttcatttgtatgatttccttttagattccacatataagggatgccataGGATATCTctcctttgtctgacttacttcattcagcaTGACAATgtctaggtccagccatgttgcttcaaatagcattatttcattcttttttatgtctgagtaatattccattgtatatatgcaccacatcttctttattcattcatctgttgttggacatttaggttgcttccatgtcttggctattgtgaacagtgctgcagtgaacattggggtacatgtattctttcagaccatgtttttctctggttatatgcccaggagtgggattgtagggtcatatggtagcattagagcagttttaggtttacagaaaaaattaacagaaagtacagagagttcccatatacttccttccctctcttcttcttaatatcctgCATTGGTGTGCttcatttgttacaattgatgagccaatattgatatattattatgtatattattataattaatcaAGTCAATAGTTTATATGAGGGTTCATtctttgtgttgtacattctgtggttTTGTCAATTGCATAATGTCAtatatccatgggcttccctggtggctcagtggtaaagaatctgcatgcaatgcaggagatgtgggtttgatccctgggtcaggaagatcctctggaggagggcatggcaacgctttccagtattcttgcctggagaatcccatggacagaggagcctagtgggctacagtccatggggtcgcaaagagtcagacatgactgatgcgactgagcaggcactgtttccactgttataATATcttacagaatagtttcactgccctaaatatCCCTTGTGTTCTACCTActcacccctcccacctcttcccctcctccaacccttagcaaccactgatctttttggCAATTtttatcgtttttttttttttcattcatcatatattatgaatatttccCAGGGTATTACATATTCTCCAAAAACATGGTTCTATTGTACAGATATTATACTTCAAGTCATTCATCTCTTaattgttggacatttaggttgattccagtttatttctaatataaatattaGTGCTATAATGAGTATCTATCTACCCAAATATATTGTGCATTCCTCATTTATTTCTTAGGATAAGgtcctagaagtagaattactaAATCAAAGAGTTTGAACCTTTTCAAGGCTGTTGGTACATATTGCCTAGTAGTCTTAAAGAAAGCCTATACCTATTTATAAGCCTTCTAGCAGTAAATGGGGATGCCAGTTTTCTGACATTCTTGCTAGCACTGGGAATtacttttctcaaaaatatataccAATTTGATAAGTGAAGGAAtgtgtttcagttttatttcgCATCTGTCAAAGTACTATAATTTCGGGAAATATTTGTTCATgtcatttgcctttttctgttgAGTCTTTAGTTTCATTAATTGGtataatgtatttcttttcttctagatCCTTTCATCCTGCCACATCAGCAGGTTGACAAAGGAGCCATCAAATTTGTCCTCAGTGGAGCAAATATCATGTGTCCAGGCTTAACTTCTCCTGGAGCTAAACTTTACCCTGCTGCGGTAGATACCATTGTTGTATCCTTCCCAGGCTCTGCTGAAAAATGTGTTCATTGTGTTCTTGTTATCACTGAAAGAACTAATATCCAAGAGAACATTCGATGTATTTTTTGGAAGTTACTGTTGTATCTTTCTGCTTACATTTGAAGATGTGGGAAGCAACATTATTTTGTGTTAGAAGTTAAATGATAACAAGTAATAAAAAGAGTCCCAGCTGCATTTCAGCTCTGCTAGGGCCCAGTGTTATGAGACTTGGGACACAGTATAAAACTCCTGATTATTAATAGAGGTTTTATATGATATGATTGAATCACTTATTTGAACATCATCTTGCTACTTTTACATTTGAATTACCCTGGGAAAAAAACattcaaaagggaaaagaatttagGCACCAGGTGGAATGTTGGTGAATAGTAGGAACCATTGGCAATCCCTAtggctttattttaaagttccaatgaacttttattttaaaattcatttttaacttgGTTGTTTGGGCCTTGGAACATGTTTTCTCAAAGAGAAACGTTGACGTCAGAGATAGCCCTTAAGAAGTTATTCAACTCATGACATAGCTGAATAATTCTGCATTCCTTCCATTTCTCTGGTGTTGTTTCAGCTATATTCTAGATTAGTTTTTTGTCAACTAATCTGGACAGGATGACATcttctcttttgtcatagatAAAGTGACCAGTTGCCTCAGGTTGAGGAAAGGAACCATATTTGGTGGGAAATCACTGGAATGGTAAGGCCATTGGAATGGGTTTACGAGTGCTCAGAGGAGGGTGTCCTCTCTTGTGGAAGTTATATCTAAGGGGTAATATAAGTTGTATATCTTAGGAACAGCTTGTATTGACATAGATACTGGTCACATAATAGGTGTTCAAATATGTGTGGAAcattgaaggaatgaatgaatgaattgaaaaCCAATGGAGAAAAGTATTCTCTGAGGACAGGTTACCCTTTTATGTTTATGATTGCTCtaagtttttaaagtttataaagtTCTGGAGTTTCCcctaaatggaaaattttcctaGTATCTggcctttactttttaaattacttttattttgaaataattatagactgTTGGAAAGCTGCAAAACTAGTACAGAGAGGTGCTGTGTACACttgaaactttgaaaatatgGACTGTAATGTTTATCATTTTAGATACTTCAGACGAACCAAGAACATTCTGTTTGTTCTGGAGAGATTGCAACTTACATTGGGCTCTTAAAGATAGATAGGGGatataattattgttttaatgTATCCTTTATATAAAACCACCATTTAGTGATTAAAGCACTAGAAcaattgatatttatttctttttaatatttatatgcaaaaattttatctccttttttgcatgatttctttttcttcttctcctccttcttttgtTGGCATTGGGTTATAGTATTAGCATTTGACCCAGAAATCGAGAATGATTATTAGATTACATTCATTTAGCATTTAGTGAATATTTGCAGTGTGCCCATAAATGGTGCTAGGTCCTTGCCTTCAGGGAGTTAATGGACTAGGTGAAAATGCAAGTTGGGTTCCCAGTGGCTTAAGCAGTAATGTGACACCCCCTCTCGAAGGTATTTTGATAGATAAATGGTTTTCTTAGCTGTGTGTTTTCAGGCAATCATGGCAGAAGGAAAACAGCATGCTCTGTGTGTTGGAGTCATGAAGATGTCTGCAGAAGATATGTAAGTCTCCTGTTAGTCCCCCTTAATTTTTCAGATATAGGTAACCTATGCAGtaaggggcttccaggtggcactagtggtaaagaacctgcccaccaatgcaggttagacataagagacactggttcgatccctgggttgggaagatcccctagagaaggaaatggcagcccactccagtgttcttgcctggagaatcccatggatagaggagcctggcaggctatagtccatagggtcacagagagttggatacaactgtaGTGACTTAGTGCACATGCAGGAGGAATCAGAATTACAGGTGAACTTTGCTCTCGTTCATACCACATCTTACAAATGTTTACGCACAGAAAcctcatttctgatttttcctaAGATTTAGGAAGCCATTGAAAGTTATTTCCTCTCAAAGAGATTGCATTCTTTCTTTAGCACTCTGAAAAGAACCTGTGTGCCAACACAGctatattatatgtatgtgtgtggtattTTAGGAATGTTTTTAGTTAGTGTGATTTCACTTACGTGTGGGGAAAGGTATTTTGCTGctggtttttaaaaacagtgacaTAATTTAGTGCCACACAGTATTTATCTTGTATTTTTACCTGGTGGCATAAAATACTAAGGAAATATTAGTGATATATTACCAAAacattggcttccctgatggcccagctggtaaagactctgcttgcagtgcaggagacctgagtttgatccctgggtttggaagatcccctcgagaagggaaaggctaccctttcCCAATCCAGTATTTTTCCAGTATattttccagtattctagcctggagaattccatggactgcatagtccatggtgtagcaaagagttggacatgactgagtgactttcactttcagtttaccAAAATATAGTCAATATGCTTAAAAATGTTGGACTCATTTGATGACCAAATTATTCCTACTACTGTTGTTTCAGGGTTAATTATAACACTTTGATGTTCTCCTGGTCTGGCAACATCATTACTCTGTTTCTGTGATCCTACTAGTTAGATCACTAGAATTTCTTTAAGACATGAACTTCAGCAGAGTAATGTAGTTTAATGTAGATGATCATGTTAGTGTAATATAAGTAAATTCCCTATATATGGCTCAATAATTGCAAAATAGCAATGCACCCTGAATTACATTTACTATGAGTAAGCCTATAAAAGTACTTAACAACATGTTTATGTGCTTTATTCCTTCTGCAGTGAGAAAGTCAACAAAGGAATTGGCATTGAAAATATCCATTATTTAAATGATGGGCTGTGGCATATGAAGACATATAAATGAGCCTCAGAAGAAATGCACTTGGGCTAAAAATGGATATTGTGCTGTTTCTGTGTTTGTGTCTATGTGTGACAGCATGAATACAATACCTCTGTGGTTATGCTGAATAAATTCAACAGATGCTAAAATTCTGTTAGctccaaaaattattttaatttttcttaaactcAAGTTAAATTTGGGTTACAAAGTTGGACATTAAAAGGTAGCTGGTAAGTAACCAAACCTAATTAAAATAACTTAATGTCCTTTCTTAGGCTAATGATGCAAGATGAAGGGCAAGACTTGGTAAATGAACTTGCTAGTATATGGCTGATGCCTCAGAAAATCTGACCAATGAATGGGGCTGGAAGCGAGACtggtttttttaaacattttttatttttaattggaggatgactgctttacagtgttgtgtttatttctgctgtacaacagtgtggatcagctataagtatacatatgtcccctccagcttgagcctccctcccaactccccccatcccacccctctaggttgtcatgagcaccaggctgggctctctgtgctatacattgtcttctcactagctatctattttacacattatAGTGTATATATTAGACTTGGATTTTTATCCCATTACCCAAGGGCACCTAGAAGTGCCCCTtctcttttgtgtatgtttttagTTTGGttgctatttccatttttaaacttttcattatggaaaattctgagcATAGAAAAGTATGGGTAGATAGTATATTGGATTTTCTAATCCATCACCCAGCTTCAATTCATGGCCGATTTTGTTTCATCTCTGTCTCACTCCTTCCCACCGCACTCCccaattattttgaagcaaatctcagATATACCATTTCATCCATAGTgtctttaatatgtatttttaaaagatatgttttcttttaaaaaataaccacaaTATCATTATCACACCTAAACATTTAGCTATTTCTTAATATTATCAAATATCTGAACTGTGTTCAGATATGTGACAAATGgacttgtttctctttttattttatttatttttctttttatttttttaatcattggtTTGCTTGAAGTTGGTATCTGCCAAGGTTCTTATATTGCATTTGGTTGCTATTTATTTGTCTCTTTTAATCCATAAGTTCCCCCTCCTTCGTTTTCCCTTTAAATTCATTATTTAAGAAATCTAGTTGTTTTGTCTTATAGTTTCCTGTCACATTCTGGATTTTGTTGATTGTATCACTGTAAAGTAATTTAACTTGTTTTTATACTCCTTGTATAGCCTGTAAACAGATAGACTTGATCAGATTCTGGTTCAATTTATTTAATGCCCTCTCTTGAAGCTGGGGGAACTCATACTCCACAGATgcccagaacttccagatttgAGTCCCTACTGTATTCCTCAAAGGATGTGTATCTCTTATCATAAGTAGCATGTGAAGACTATCAACCTACTTCAGTAAGAACAGTAAGctgttttgagaattaaacaGCAGTTTTGAATTTATATAGTGATAACAGGTCTTTCTTCCTAATAGCATTGCTGTTATGCTATGTCTCAGCCATTTTCATTTGATTGTTGACAAATATACtacatgtgattttatttttcagatggaTACAGACATTTACAAGATTGTGGTGACCTGTGTTACAGTTAGAAGTTGGTGAGAAAGGTGAGGGTGGATAGTAAGAAGAGAGATACCATTGGGCTGGCTGTTGCAGCTGGGCCTTCACAACATAGGTGAAGGTTATAGACCCAGGGTCTGACTCAGATTGAGAAACTATTTCCCACAAAACCTGTAAGACTTGGAGATTCCCATGTTAGAATGTAAGTGTATTAATTTATAGTAGTAAGTCTGCTTAGGGTAAACACTTAGTAAACAAGAGGTTTCTTGGTGAAGATGGATTAAAGGAAGGTTGATAATTTGGGGGAGTCTTTCATCTGGGGtagggcttggagaatttttccttcttcatcatTAATTAGAATGCTTATGACTGCCAAAATCTTTCTTTCTTAGCCCATAGAGATGccctgatatttttcttcctatatCCTTTTTAAGTCCTATGCATTTTACTTTGTTATGACAGTTATATTCTACAACttgctatatttttaatattttattatttattcctgGTGGATAAAAGTGTAAATAATCTGATCAGTGGCATAAGACATTTATGTCAAAACCAAACTTTGAATCTTTATTCTTGGTACTAAGATAATGTTAATGGACCAAAATTGCCAGTGGAGTGTTAGCGATGAAAaacaaagcacacacacatattagagAAATTTTAATTGTGAGGTTTCAGAAATAATTGATCCATGTTTCTGACCACAGTTACAGTGGGTATAGggaacacttttaaaatattcaacatcatCTGTGCTTGTTTTTCTACTATGTTCAGGTACATTGACTTTGTTGCCTTGGTGATGTGGGCTAAATATGTACATTTCCTACTTCCCCCAGGTCTGAGGCCTCAGGTCATGGAGTTAATCGGGGGTGTGATTCCACAGGTGGGAGCCCAGTCATGCAGCCCAGTCAACCAATTCAAAGAGGTTGAACTAGCAGGTATATCAACCTCTTGATGCACTGTGCATAAAAGAAACTTAGTTTACCCACATTCCTGAGAGTGGGAATGTGGGGAGAGCCTGTTTTCTCATAGGTGATGTGTCTTCAGTTCACTTTTagtttgaaaattacttttgtgTCAGGCAACCTACAGTCTAGTCATTTTTGTGCACTTTTCCTCAGCCAAGGTCAGTTCAGCTCACTGGACATTTATTGAATATCCATTAGGTTCTAGGTGTGTGGCACAAAGATGAATAATAGACAAGTTGCCCTTGCCCTTAAGGAGCTTCCAGGCTAGTGAgtaaagttacatttttaaaaatctgggtaATGGTGACAGCCCAGTACCAATTTATAAAGCTAGTAGGAAGTTACTAATACATTTCCAATTTCAGTCATCAAAACTTACAAATTATACATGAACCAAATATTCCTTAGATTGTATCCACTGTGAGGTTAAAAAATCCAGGTGTCTTGAAGTTGCAACATTCCAACTCAGATGGTTGTCCCgttttgccatagtttaaagacCCGGTCAGCGCTCTTCTAGCAGACTGACTATTATAGTAGTTTGGTGGTGCTCGGTTGGCAgctgcatttttccttttcttaatgtTCTGGACCCAAAACAAGCAGCTGGATTTAGCTAAAGGACAGCCATGAACATTTCCAATTGGAGAGATTTGATAGTCCCCAAACATAAAGTCAGATGGCGTTTGTCAAATGATTATATCCAGCCCAGTTCCCCCTGCACAAACAAATCAGCTACCAAGGATACCGTATCTCTAAGCAAAGTACTTCAGAAGATATAAGA
Protein-coding sequences here:
- the MCTS1 gene encoding malignant T-cell-amplified sequence 1 isoform X1 produces the protein MGKGRFDEKENVSNCIQLKTSVIKGIKNQLIEQFPGIEPWLNQIMPKKDPVKIVRCHEHIEILTVNGELLFFRQREGPFYPTLRLLHKYPFILPHQQVDKGAIKFVLSGANIMCPGLTSPGAKLYPAAVDTIVAIMAEGKQHALCVGVMKMSAEDIEKVNKGIGIENIHYLNDGLWHMKTYK
- the MCTS1 gene encoding malignant T-cell-amplified sequence 1 isoform X2, with the protein product MFKKFDEKENVSNCIQLKTSVIKGIKNQLIEQFPGIEPWLNQIMPKKDPVKIVRCHEHIEILTVNGELLFFRQREGPFYPTLRLLHKYPFILPHQQVDKGAIKFVLSGANIMCPGLTSPGAKLYPAAVDTIVAIMAEGKQHALCVGVMKMSAEDIEKVNKGIGIENIHYLNDGLWHMKTYK